From Pedobacter indicus, a single genomic window includes:
- a CDS encoding 3'-5' exonuclease has protein sequence MTLNLKRPLAIFDLETTGVNVASDRIVELCILKVHPDGREEVRTMRINPEMPIPYESSVVHGIYDEDVANAPTFKEVAKELAEFLDDADLGGFNSNKFDIPVLMEEFLRANVEFSIENRFFVDVQNIFHQMEQRTLKAAYKFYCDKELVDAHSAEADVRATFEVLKAQVQRYDGQEWADRSGKVSVPVVNDVEALHNFTNLNRTVDFAGRLVYNNENVEVFGFGKHKGKPVAEVFKIEPSYYSWMMRGDFPMYTKKCLEQIWNRSKQEAKDDAVRSSSRKETAGGPSVEISADAGSKKVKRGSQQVNERPARSAKPITSDMLKSLQERFKK, from the coding sequence ATGACTTTAAATTTAAAACGACCATTAGCCATATTTGATCTGGAAACGACGGGTGTTAATGTTGCATCGGATAGGATCGTAGAACTTTGTATCTTGAAAGTGCACCCGGACGGGAGGGAGGAAGTTCGGACAATGCGGATTAACCCAGAGATGCCGATACCTTATGAATCATCCGTTGTTCATGGGATTTATGACGAGGACGTTGCCAATGCGCCGACGTTTAAAGAAGTCGCAAAAGAGTTAGCCGAGTTTTTGGATGACGCGGACTTAGGCGGATTTAATTCAAATAAATTTGATATACCGGTTCTTATGGAAGAGTTTCTGAGAGCAAATGTCGAGTTTTCGATTGAAAATAGATTTTTTGTCGACGTACAGAATATTTTTCACCAGATGGAACAGCGTACATTGAAAGCTGCTTATAAGTTTTATTGTGATAAGGAGCTTGTGGATGCGCATTCAGCCGAAGCGGATGTGAGAGCGACATTTGAGGTGTTAAAAGCTCAGGTACAACGTTATGATGGTCAAGAATGGGCAGATAGAAGTGGAAAGGTTAGTGTACCTGTTGTGAACGATGTGGAAGCTTTGCATAATTTCACAAACTTAAATCGTACGGTAGATTTTGCGGGGCGCTTGGTTTATAATAATGAGAATGTGGAGGTCTTTGGTTTTGGTAAACACAAAGGGAAACCCGTAGCGGAAGTTTTTAAAATTGAGCCTAGTTACTACTCTTGGATGATGAGAGGCGATTTTCCGATGTACACCAAAAAATGCTTGGAACAAATATGGAATCGTAGCAAACAGGAGGCAAAGGATGATGCTGTACGCTCGAGCAGCCGTAAGGAAACTGCTGGTGGCCCGTCAGTCGAGATATCGGCGGATGCTGGTTCTAAAAAAGTAAAAAGAGGCTCGCAGCAAGTGAATGAACGACCAGCTAGGTCAGCTAAGCCAATTACATCTGACATGTTGAAAAGTTTGCAGGAAAGATTTAAGAAATAG
- a CDS encoding C40 family peptidase → MIGRHFIVGCVLFLSATILSSCLARPERARAPYPTNTSVSKKSSDRNSIRSAKNLSEKYADMIGVDVGDIHNIELYQYIDQWMGIPHRLGGQDRRGIDCSAFANQLVREVYRKDLPRTAEDMSKIVKRKYENQLKEGDLVFFKFGGRRFDHVGIYLGNSRFVHVSTSKGVIISNLKDPWYYKYFSRAGSIL, encoded by the coding sequence ATGATTGGAAGACACTTTATAGTAGGTTGCGTCTTGTTTTTGTCTGCAACTATCTTGTCAAGTTGTTTAGCTCGACCTGAACGTGCACGTGCTCCATATCCCACAAATACTTCTGTAAGTAAAAAATCATCTGATAGAAACAGTATACGCTCAGCCAAAAATTTGTCTGAAAAGTACGCAGATATGATTGGCGTTGACGTTGGGGATATCCACAATATTGAGCTATATCAATATATTGATCAGTGGATGGGTATTCCGCACAGACTGGGTGGGCAGGATCGGAGAGGAATTGATTGCTCTGCTTTTGCCAACCAATTGGTTCGCGAAGTATATCGTAAAGACTTGCCGCGTACGGCTGAGGATATGTCTAAAATTGTGAAGCGTAAATACGAAAATCAGCTGAAAGAGGGTGATTTGGTTTTTTTTAAATTTGGGGGAAGAAGGTTTGATCATGTAGGTATTTACTTAGGAAATAGTCGCTTTGTACATGTATCGACCTCAAAGGGTGTAATTATCAGTAATTTAAAAGACCCGTGGTATTACAAGTATTTTTCACGTGCGGGATCCATTTTATAA
- the mtaB gene encoding tRNA (N(6)-L-threonylcarbamoyladenosine(37)-C(2))-methylthiotransferase MtaB, protein MTKKVAFYTLGCKLNFSETSSIGRLFQDAGYEPVPFNERADVYVINTCSVTDHADKKCRKVVKEALKYSPEAYITIVGCYAQLKPKEIAEIEGVDMVLGAAEKFNIIEHINELTKQPKAIIHNEPIETTNVFVPAFSIGDRTRTFLKVQDGCDYSCTFCTIPLARGTSRSGYITDIVTQAKEIAASGIKEIVLTGVNIGDFGLHNGVREESFLDLVRALDEVEGIRRFRISSIEPNLLSNDVINFVAASKRFVPHFHMPLQSGSNKILGKMRRRYRRELYAERVKTIKSLMPDCCIGVDVIVGFPGETRADFLETYKFLNELPVSYLHVFTYSERENTIAAQMEGSVPGSSRSDRSKMLHILSDKKRRLFYEEQLGKEGEVLFESDEKKGLMHGFTPNYVKVEIPYDPLLVNEIVAAKLIEISENNHVRVEQLAEELHH, encoded by the coding sequence ATGACAAAGAAAGTAGCTTTTTATACACTGGGTTGTAAACTGAATTTTTCTGAGACCTCATCGATCGGGCGCCTTTTCCAGGATGCCGGTTATGAGCCTGTTCCGTTTAATGAAAGAGCAGATGTATATGTCATTAATACATGTTCAGTGACAGATCACGCGGATAAAAAATGCCGAAAAGTAGTAAAGGAAGCACTAAAATATTCTCCCGAAGCTTATATCACGATTGTGGGTTGCTATGCGCAGCTAAAGCCTAAGGAGATAGCTGAAATTGAAGGTGTTGATATGGTATTGGGCGCGGCAGAGAAGTTTAATATTATTGAGCATATTAATGAATTAACTAAGCAACCCAAAGCTATTATTCATAATGAGCCCATCGAAACGACTAATGTTTTTGTGCCTGCTTTTTCCATTGGTGATAGAACACGGACCTTTTTAAAGGTTCAGGATGGTTGTGATTATTCATGCACATTTTGTACAATTCCTTTGGCCCGCGGCACCAGCCGTAGTGGTTATATCACAGATATTGTGACCCAGGCTAAAGAGATTGCAGCGTCAGGGATTAAGGAAATTGTGTTAACCGGGGTTAATATCGGGGATTTCGGGCTGCACAATGGTGTGAGGGAAGAGAGTTTTCTGGACTTGGTCCGAGCATTGGATGAAGTGGAAGGTATCAGGCGTTTTCGTATTTCATCGATCGAGCCAAACCTACTATCAAACGACGTAATTAATTTTGTCGCTGCGTCTAAACGTTTTGTTCCTCATTTTCATATGCCTTTGCAATCAGGATCTAATAAGATTTTAGGGAAAATGAGGAGGCGCTATCGAAGAGAGCTGTATGCGGAGCGAGTTAAAACAATTAAGTCGTTGATGCCTGATTGTTGTATTGGGGTAGATGTTATTGTTGGCTTCCCAGGGGAAACGAGAGCGGATTTTTTAGAGACCTATAAGTTCTTAAACGAATTACCGGTTTCTTATCTTCATGTCTTTACTTATTCTGAACGCGAAAATACAATTGCTGCACAAATGGAAGGTTCGGTTCCGGGAAGTAGCCGCTCAGACCGGAGCAAGATGCTTCATATACTTTCGGATAAAAAAAGACGTTTGTTTTATGAAGAGCAGTTGGGTAAAGAAGGTGAGGTGTTATTTGAATCAGACGAGAAAAAAGGTTTGATGCATGGCTTTACACCGAACTACGTGAAGGTTGAGATTCCTTATGATCCATTATTAGTTAACGAAATTGTGGCTGCAAAATTGATCGAGATTAGTGAAAATAACCATGTAAGAGTAGAGCAATTAGCGGAAGAACTACATCATTAG
- the mqnC gene encoding cyclic dehypoxanthinyl futalosine synthase — METKDLLKKAADFQFLTLDEGLYLYHHASTAELMYTANELRKIQVPHGKVTWQIDRNVNTTNVCIANCKFCNFFRRPGHEESYITDIETYKTKIEETFRYGGDQLLLQGGHHPDLGLSFYTTLFKQLKELYPDLKLHALGPPEVAHICKLEGMSHTDVLKALKESGLDSLPGAGAEILNDRVRRLISKGKCGGREWLDIMEAAHQLHISTSATMMFGHIETLNERFEHLVWIREVQAKKPADADGFIAFIPWPFQDDGTLLKKVRGISNNVTSDEYIRMIALSRIMLPNIKNIQASWLTVGEKTGQVCLHAGANDFGSIMIEENVVSAAGAPHRFTSQSIQNAIKNAGFVPQLRNQRYQWREIPENMEEQVIDY; from the coding sequence ATGGAGACCAAAGATTTACTCAAGAAAGCTGCTGATTTTCAATTCCTGACCTTAGATGAGGGATTGTACCTTTACCATCATGCCTCTACGGCGGAACTGATGTACACAGCAAATGAACTTCGGAAGATTCAGGTACCTCATGGAAAAGTGACATGGCAAATTGACCGCAACGTTAACACAACCAATGTCTGCATTGCAAATTGCAAATTTTGCAACTTCTTCCGTCGCCCGGGTCACGAAGAGAGTTATATTACCGATATCGAAACTTATAAGACAAAAATAGAGGAAACATTTCGCTATGGTGGCGACCAGCTTCTTCTTCAGGGTGGCCATCATCCCGATTTAGGATTATCTTTCTACACCACGCTATTCAAACAGCTCAAAGAGCTCTATCCAGATCTTAAGCTACATGCACTAGGCCCGCCCGAAGTAGCTCATATCTGTAAATTGGAAGGCATGAGCCATACCGATGTGCTAAAGGCCTTGAAAGAGTCTGGTCTCGATTCCTTACCTGGTGCCGGCGCCGAGATCTTAAACGATCGGGTACGGCGTCTCATATCAAAAGGTAAATGTGGTGGACGGGAATGGTTGGACATCATGGAGGCTGCTCACCAGCTCCATATATCCACATCAGCAACCATGATGTTCGGTCACATTGAAACCCTGAACGAACGTTTTGAGCATTTGGTGTGGATCCGAGAAGTACAGGCGAAAAAACCAGCAGATGCTGACGGCTTTATTGCATTTATCCCCTGGCCATTCCAGGACGACGGTACTCTCCTAAAAAAAGTAAGGGGCATTTCTAACAACGTCACGAGCGATGAATACATCAGGATGATCGCACTGAGCCGAATCATGCTCCCCAACATCAAAAACATCCAAGCATCCTGGTTAACAGTCGGAGAAAAAACAGGTCAGGTTTGTCTCCACGCGGGGGCCAATGATTTTGGGTCGATTATGATTGAAGAAAATGTAGTCTCAGCCGCAGGTGCACCTCATCGTTTCACCTCACAAAGCATCCAAAATGCGATAAAAAATGCTGGCTTTGTACCTCAACTTCGCAACCAACGTTATCAGTGGAGAGAAATCCCCGAAAACATGGAAGAACAGGTTATCGACTACTAA
- the scpB gene encoding SMC-Scp complex subunit ScpB encodes MIEQVEQQIEALIFASEQSISTKEIKEVLNLTFESELSIEEIDQHIDTIEAKYAEEQFAFGLVRINGGFQFLSKAAYYPVINQLQIHRSKKKLSQAALETLAIIAYREPITKLEVEQIRGVNCDYSVRMLLEKELITILGKADSVGRPLLYGVSPLFQDYFGINSKSDLPKLKDVISEENFIGSSEE; translated from the coding sequence ATGATCGAGCAGGTAGAACAGCAAATAGAAGCCCTTATATTCGCCTCAGAACAAAGCATTTCAACTAAAGAGATTAAAGAAGTTCTTAATCTCACTTTTGAAAGCGAACTTTCCATCGAGGAAATCGATCAGCATATTGATACGATAGAAGCAAAATATGCTGAAGAGCAATTCGCTTTCGGACTTGTGCGGATCAATGGCGGTTTCCAGTTTCTAAGCAAAGCAGCCTATTATCCTGTCATTAATCAACTGCAAATTCACCGTTCTAAAAAGAAGTTAAGCCAGGCTGCTTTGGAAACTTTGGCCATCATTGCTTATCGTGAACCCATTACCAAACTTGAGGTAGAGCAAATTCGTGGTGTGAATTGCGACTATTCCGTACGCATGCTCCTGGAGAAAGAATTAATTACAATTTTGGGTAAAGCAGATAGCGTCGGCCGACCCTTGCTTTATGGTGTAAGCCCTCTTTTCCAGGATTATTTTGGAATCAATTCCAAGTCTGACTTACCCAAACTCAAAGACGTTATTTCTGAAGAAAATTTTATCGGATCTTCCGAAGAATAG
- a CDS encoding helix-turn-helix domain-containing protein: MKNLGKKIRLLRHQRGWSQEDVAKRLDISIPAFSKIETGITDVNLSRLDQISQLFDLSIVELLTYNDADDQRKYNSELETTLEKLNGREEEIISLQKKVIELYEELRKVRG; the protein is encoded by the coding sequence ATGAAGAATCTAGGAAAGAAAATAAGATTATTAAGACACCAAAGAGGATGGAGCCAGGAAGATGTTGCTAAACGTTTAGATATCTCGATTCCAGCCTTTTCAAAGATAGAAACGGGAATTACAGACGTAAATCTCTCTAGATTAGACCAAATTTCTCAATTATTTGATTTGAGCATTGTTGAATTGCTAACATACAACGATGCAGATGATCAGAGAAAATATAACAGTGAATTGGAAACAACGCTGGAAAAGCTGAATGGTCGAGAGGAGGAAATTATTTCTTTGCAAAAGAAAGTCATCGAACTCTATGAGGAGTTAAGAAAAGTACGAGGTTAA
- a CDS encoding UDP-N-acetylmuramate--L-alanine ligase: MRVHFIAIGGSIMHYLAIALAKKGYIVSGSDDYIFEPAYTNLKANGLLPKENGWFPEKIDDQVDAIILGMHAKEDNPELLRAKELGLTVYSYPEFIYEQSVNKTRVVIGGSYGKTTITSMIMHVLKELDRDFDYVVGAKLEGFDNSVRISKDAPVIIIEGDDYLASVEDRRPKFLLYKANIGLISGLAWDHVDVYPTFDSYLHQFNLFIKSIEPKGTLIYNKEDKKVQELVAEDSSNINKHGYRTPEFTINKGQTSVTTPLGEVPLQVFGRHNLSNLAAAFTVCEWLGVTRQEFYDAIRSFKGAARRLEFVTSNKDSVVYKDFAYTPSKVAASVQAVKEQYPEKTLVAILEIPLNASMNENFLSGYKDTMNKADLPVIFINQESFKQKNLEPVSDYVLRKAFNNEYIRCFNTVLGLKDYLKDMSSEGKNLLFMSYGNFGGMSVINFADVFIS; this comes from the coding sequence ATGCGGGTCCACTTTATTGCGATTGGCGGAAGTATTATGCACTATCTGGCAATAGCATTGGCAAAAAAAGGGTATATCGTAAGCGGTTCGGATGATTATATCTTTGAACCGGCTTATACTAACTTGAAAGCCAATGGTTTACTTCCTAAAGAGAATGGTTGGTTTCCGGAAAAAATAGACGATCAGGTGGATGCTATTATTCTGGGGATGCATGCGAAAGAAGATAATCCGGAGCTTTTACGAGCAAAGGAGCTAGGCTTGACGGTGTATTCTTACCCGGAGTTTATTTACGAGCAATCGGTCAATAAAACTCGGGTGGTGATTGGTGGTAGTTATGGGAAAACCACAATTACCTCAATGATCATGCACGTACTGAAAGAACTTGACCGTGATTTTGATTATGTCGTGGGGGCCAAGTTAGAGGGTTTTGATAATTCTGTGCGGATATCGAAAGATGCTCCGGTTATTATTATCGAGGGTGATGATTATTTGGCTTCAGTAGAAGACCGAAGGCCAAAGTTCCTACTCTACAAAGCGAATATTGGCCTCATCAGTGGTCTGGCGTGGGATCACGTGGATGTTTATCCGACGTTCGACAGTTATCTCCACCAATTTAATCTCTTTATAAAAAGTATCGAACCGAAAGGAACGTTGATTTATAATAAAGAAGATAAGAAAGTTCAGGAATTGGTAGCTGAGGATAGCTCTAACATCAATAAGCATGGTTACCGAACGCCGGAGTTCACCATAAATAAAGGACAGACTTCGGTTACGACTCCACTAGGAGAGGTGCCTTTGCAAGTTTTTGGCCGTCATAATCTTTCTAACCTTGCGGCGGCTTTCACGGTTTGTGAATGGCTTGGAGTAACCCGGCAAGAGTTTTACGATGCAATCCGGTCGTTTAAAGGTGCGGCACGGCGGCTTGAGTTTGTCACAAGCAATAAAGACAGTGTTGTTTATAAAGATTTTGCGTATACACCATCGAAAGTTGCTGCTTCTGTTCAGGCGGTCAAAGAACAATATCCGGAGAAAACCCTGGTTGCTATTCTTGAGATCCCTTTAAACGCCAGCATGAATGAAAATTTTCTTTCTGGATACAAGGATACAATGAATAAGGCAGATTTGCCGGTTATTTTTATTAATCAGGAATCATTCAAACAGAAAAACCTTGAACCTGTCAGCGATTATGTGCTGAGAAAAGCATTTAATAATGAGTATATTAGGTGTTTTAATACAGTTTTGGGACTTAAGGATTATTTAAAAGATATGAGCTCTGAGGGTAAAAACCTCTTGTTTATGAGCTATGGAAACTTCGGAGGAATGAGCGTAATTAATTTTGCCGATGTGTTTATTTCTTAA
- the prmA gene encoding 50S ribosomal protein L11 methyltransferase, whose protein sequence is MNYLEFNFICKPSNDWQQDLFINELANIGFDTFESTETGFKAYTAEANFNPVELETLLLGLEGDFDVHYEMATIGHQNWNELWESNFQPIVIRDQVYVRATFHEKAANFPYEIVIDPKMAFGTGHHQTTSLMMECLLEEDVKDKFVLDMGCGTGILSILAAKLLAREVVSIDNDPVCVESANENLQLNNVLNMSVLEGSSETIPMQSFDIILANINRNVLLEQLEYYADRIAKGGSLFLSGFYKGEDLEMLKMAASKQGFSFLGHKEKEDWVAAKFIFEKEND, encoded by the coding sequence ATGAACTATTTAGAGTTTAATTTCATTTGTAAGCCTTCGAACGACTGGCAACAGGATTTGTTTATCAATGAACTAGCCAATATCGGTTTCGATACGTTCGAGTCGACTGAAACGGGATTTAAAGCTTATACAGCGGAAGCTAACTTCAATCCGGTCGAGTTAGAAACACTTTTGTTGGGTTTGGAAGGCGACTTCGATGTGCACTATGAAATGGCGACAATAGGACATCAAAATTGGAATGAACTGTGGGAGTCTAATTTCCAACCTATCGTTATCCGTGACCAAGTGTATGTGCGGGCTACTTTTCATGAGAAAGCAGCAAACTTTCCTTATGAGATTGTGATTGATCCGAAGATGGCCTTTGGTACGGGGCATCATCAGACAACATCGTTGATGATGGAATGCTTATTGGAAGAGGATGTGAAAGATAAGTTTGTACTGGACATGGGCTGCGGAACAGGGATATTAAGTATCCTTGCTGCAAAACTTTTAGCAAGGGAGGTTGTTTCCATAGACAACGATCCGGTTTGTGTGGAAAGTGCCAATGAGAACTTACAGCTGAACAATGTATTGAACATGAGTGTTTTGGAGGGGTCAAGTGAGACAATCCCAATGCAAAGTTTTGATATTATCTTGGCAAACATCAATCGGAATGTTTTGTTAGAGCAGCTTGAGTATTATGCAGATCGTATTGCGAAGGGTGGAAGCCTGTTCTTGAGCGGCTTTTACAAGGGTGAAGACTTAGAAATGCTCAAAATGGCTGCATCGAAACAAGGTTTTTCTTTTCTTGGACACAAAGAGAAGGAAGACTGGGTTGCAGCTAAATTTATATTTGAAAAAGAAAACGACTAG
- the tpiA gene encoding triose-phosphate isomerase, with protein sequence MRKKIVAGNWKMNLGYEEGISLFSEILHMVGDEARGDQQVIVCSPFIHLHHIAQQSASSSTVSVGAQNISQHDAGAYTGEVSAKQVKSTGAEYVILGHSERRAYFGEDEKLLEIKVDQALKNGLKPIFCIGETQEERESDNFWDVLSKQLKETVFKLSEAEFKQIVLAYEPVWAIGTGLTATPEQAQEVHAFIRNEIADSFDQETADATTILYGGSCNPKNAPDLFAQADIDGGLIGGASLKSRDFVDIVKVLNQ encoded by the coding sequence ATGAGAAAGAAAATTGTAGCCGGAAACTGGAAGATGAACCTGGGTTATGAAGAAGGAATCAGTCTGTTTTCTGAAATATTGCACATGGTTGGTGATGAAGCTAGAGGGGATCAACAGGTAATCGTATGTAGTCCTTTTATTCACTTACACCATATTGCCCAGCAGTCGGCAAGTTCTTCTACTGTTTCAGTAGGGGCACAGAATATTAGTCAACATGACGCCGGTGCTTATACGGGTGAGGTTTCGGCCAAGCAGGTAAAATCTACCGGTGCGGAATATGTGATCCTAGGGCACTCGGAACGTCGAGCTTATTTTGGAGAGGACGAGAAGCTATTGGAAATAAAGGTTGATCAGGCTCTTAAAAATGGATTGAAACCAATTTTCTGTATTGGGGAAACTCAGGAAGAACGTGAATCTGATAATTTTTGGGATGTTCTTTCAAAGCAGCTAAAGGAAACGGTGTTTAAATTGTCTGAAGCTGAGTTCAAGCAAATTGTTTTAGCTTATGAACCGGTATGGGCAATTGGGACAGGGCTTACGGCAACGCCGGAGCAGGCTCAGGAAGTACATGCGTTTATCAGAAATGAAATTGCTGATAGTTTTGATCAGGAAACGGCAGACGCTACAACAATTCTTTATGGCGGCAGCTGTAATCCGAAGAATGCACCTGATTTATTCGCACAAGCGGATATTGACGGTGGACTCATTGGTGGGGCATCGTTGAAATCAAGAGATTTCGTTGATATCGTTAAGGTATTGAATCAATAG
- a CDS encoding putative sugar nucleotidyl transferase, whose product MQIVLYDRAEWREKLFPLSLTRPVSNLRTGIWTIDEKWSRYLQSPVSFLTEDYLNKKFPMDEPMGEVLIIRGNVLPNNELLEAVDQLKIGEGLCSNDTVIAVKLTASSKQTLTSLDLDRLDSFDIQLVDYDGEWVQIRYPEDLFIQNEAELNKDFELATKGRMSADLSSTNRVLGDQIFVEEGVLAECANFNTLKGPIYLGKDSQVWEGSSIRGAFSLGEGAIVKMGTKIYSNVSVGPHCKVAGELNTSVIWGNTNKGHDGYLGSALVGEWCNLGAGTSNSNMKNNSKNVKVYNYQSESRRDTGLGFCGVTMGDHVRCGINTSFNTGAVVGSCSNIFGGGMPPNFIPDFSWGGSEGFDVYDIDKMFQTCELVFQRRNSKFDEIEKNILRAVFELTKKHRKN is encoded by the coding sequence ATGCAAATAGTGCTTTATGATCGTGCCGAGTGGAGGGAAAAGCTGTTCCCCCTGAGCCTGACCCGACCAGTTTCTAATCTACGTACAGGGATTTGGACGATCGACGAGAAATGGTCTCGCTATTTGCAGTCTCCTGTTTCTTTTCTCACGGAAGACTATCTGAATAAGAAGTTTCCAATGGACGAACCAATGGGTGAGGTGCTGATTATTCGTGGAAATGTATTGCCAAATAATGAACTTCTGGAGGCGGTGGACCAGCTGAAGATCGGTGAGGGCTTGTGTTCAAATGATACGGTTATTGCGGTAAAACTAACAGCATCTTCGAAGCAAACATTGACTTCGCTGGATTTAGATCGTTTGGATAGTTTTGATATTCAGCTTGTTGATTATGATGGGGAATGGGTGCAAATTCGTTATCCTGAGGATCTCTTTATACAGAACGAAGCAGAACTTAATAAGGATTTTGAGCTGGCAACAAAAGGAAGAATGAGCGCCGATCTGAGTTCGACGAACCGGGTCTTGGGCGACCAGATTTTCGTGGAAGAAGGTGTTCTGGCAGAATGTGCAAATTTTAACACGCTGAAAGGTCCGATTTACCTTGGAAAAGACAGTCAGGTTTGGGAGGGGAGCTCGATTAGAGGGGCTTTTTCTTTGGGAGAGGGGGCGATTGTGAAAATGGGTACGAAAATCTATAGTAATGTCTCGGTGGGGCCGCATTGTAAAGTGGCGGGGGAGTTAAATACAAGTGTTATTTGGGGGAATACAAACAAAGGACATGACGGCTACTTGGGTAGCGCTCTTGTCGGAGAATGGTGTAATCTTGGCGCGGGAACGAGCAACTCCAATATGAAGAATAACAGCAAGAATGTAAAAGTGTATAATTATCAATCTGAAAGTAGGAGGGATACCGGTTTGGGCTTTTGCGGGGTGACGATGGGCGACCATGTACGCTGTGGAATTAATACTTCCTTTAATACGGGTGCCGTTGTGGGCAGTTGTTCAAATATTTTTGGTGGGGGAATGCCGCCAAACTTTATTCCTGATTTTTCGTGGGGAGGGTCAGAAGGGTTTGATGTCTATGATATCGACAAAATGTTTCAGACTTGTGAATTGGTTTTTCAAAGACGTAATAGTAAATTTGACGAAATTGAAAAAAATATCCTGCGGGCGGTTTTTGAATTGACAAAAAAACATCGAAAAAATTAA
- a CDS encoding type B 50S ribosomal protein L31, producing MKKDLHPTSYRPVVFKDMSNDYAFLTKSCIETKETIEWEDGNEYPLVKLEISHTSHPFYTGKMKLIDTAGRIDKFRNRYAKK from the coding sequence ATGAAAAAAGATTTGCACCCAACTAGCTATAGACCAGTAGTTTTTAAAGATATGTCTAATGACTATGCTTTTTTAACCAAGTCTTGCATTGAGACAAAAGAAACTATTGAGTGGGAAGACGGAAACGAATATCCACTAGTTAAATTGGAAATTTCTCATACTTCACACCCGTTTTATACTGGTAAAATGAAGTTGATCGATACAGCAGGACGTATTGATAAATTCCGTAACCGTTACGCAAAAAAATAA
- a CDS encoding histone deacetylase family protein, whose product MIAYHSIFVHPLPAGHRFPMLKYELIYEQLQYQGIVEPAQFFSPDPIENQYVFAAHDEAYWNRALSLTLSSAEVRRIGFPLSAELIEREQRIAEGTRQGALYALEEGCAFNIAGGTHHAGYDWGEGFCILNDQAIAASYLVNEKKLSRILIVDVDVHQGNGTANIFEGDDRVFTFSIHCEKNFPFRKERSDLDVGLADGVSDALYLKQLEEALDRLFEEVKPEFVFYLSGVDVLASDKLGKLKLTMDACKKRDQMVLGRCKEKGIPVQVSMGGGYSADIRYIVDAHCQTFKVAADLNF is encoded by the coding sequence GTGATTGCTTATCATTCTATTTTTGTACATCCTTTGCCGGCGGGGCATCGCTTTCCGATGTTGAAATATGAGTTGATCTACGAACAGTTGCAATATCAGGGGATTGTAGAACCGGCTCAGTTTTTTTCGCCAGACCCGATTGAAAATCAATATGTATTTGCCGCACATGATGAAGCCTATTGGAATAGGGCATTGAGCTTGACGTTAAGTTCAGCCGAAGTCCGCCGTATCGGTTTTCCACTTTCAGCAGAGTTGATTGAGCGTGAACAGCGTATAGCGGAAGGTACCCGGCAAGGAGCCTTGTATGCGTTAGAAGAAGGTTGTGCTTTCAATATTGCTGGAGGAACACATCACGCAGGTTACGATTGGGGTGAGGGGTTTTGCATTTTGAATGATCAGGCTATCGCAGCCAGTTATTTGGTAAACGAAAAGAAATTATCCCGAATATTGATTGTGGATGTAGATGTACACCAAGGGAATGGAACAGCGAATATTTTTGAAGGAGATGATCGTGTTTTCACCTTTTCCATACACTGCGAAAAGAACTTTCCCTTTAGGAAAGAGCGTTCGGACCTCGACGTCGGTTTAGCGGATGGGGTTTCAGATGCGTTGTATCTGAAACAGCTGGAGGAGGCATTGGATCGTCTTTTTGAAGAAGTGAAACCTGAATTTGTGTTTTATCTTTCAGGAGTCGATGTGCTGGCAAGCGATAAATTGGGAAAGTTGAAGTTGACGATGGATGCCTGCAAGAAACGCGACCAAATGGTGCTGGGACGTTGCAAAGAAAAAGGGATACCTGTACAAGTGAGTATGGGCGGAGGGTATTCGGCTGATATACGGTATATCGTGGATGCACATTGTCAAACGTTTAAAGTGGCGGCCGACTTGAATTTTTAA